The following DNA comes from Chelmon rostratus isolate fCheRos1 chromosome 3, fCheRos1.pri, whole genome shotgun sequence.
GGCAGCACTGTGACCAGTTTCGCTCTCACACTGTGATGGGACATAAAGGAAATGGTGGACACACTGAAAGGCATTATCTgacaaactttattttaaaaagtataaaaaggTCATACATACAATCAGTAATGAGTCCAGTTGATTAGAGTGAtcagacagaaagaatgaaaaaaacttTGGTGTTCCAGCTTCGGATCAGTGGCAAACATATGCTAGTAAGCCAGTCAACATGAGCCTGTTTGGTTTTGCTAATCTTGGCTTTCAGAAAGCTAATGAGCTGAGCAGCAAAAACAGTTCAACAACAGCCCTTTCACAGAAGCCCTCCAAATCTCAGCgacatgccaaaaaaaaaaatcagcaacatcaaatcaaatgattCATTCAGCTCACTACCATATATAAAGCTCTGAAGCTCTTAGAGGAGATAGTAAATCTGTACTGCTGGAGATCAGAGGCCAGCCCCAACCAGCAGAAGTTCACTCCATTCAGGAGGCAGCCGACGGGCTCCGTCAGCCCTCCCTCCACCGCACATCCACAGTCCCTGACCTCCAGAGCTGAGGCAGCTCACAAAATCAGGATGCTGGCCTGACGTGGCTTTTCTGTCCATCCCTGCAGAACAGTCGGGTGACTGGGCAGTTGGTTTCAGACTTCTGGCTTCAAAAACCAGATGTCCTCAGTCATTGACAGCCAGCCCGaagagctccagcagctccttgTTGTCTGGGTCAATGAGGTCAGCCGGCTTCTCCCCGCAGTCATTCTCCAGCTCGGGGTCGGCACCCAGCGAGAGAAGGTAGCTGGAAGAAACACAGCGTAACCCTGCTTACTGAAAGAGGTCAGACCTTGTTGGTTTGCCACTTGGGCAAACTGAGTGTGACTTCATGTCGTGTTTAAATGTCAGGAAGGTCAATGGGGTGCAAGAATGCAGCAGATCCAACAGCTTCTCTTACGTCTGTGGTGTaggagagctgtgtgtgtgtgtgtgtgtgtgtgtgtgtgtgcgtgtgactaCTCTTGATTGTGCGATGTATAAAAAAGAGAAGATGCTCACCTTGCAATGTGTGGGAAGCCGTCGCTGCAGGCCATGTGCAGTGGGGTCCatccctcctcatccctctgGTGGATATCTGCTCCATAGTGGaccagcagcttcacacactcCAGGTTGCCAGACAGGACGGCCTCATGGATGGCAGCCATGCCTGTGTAGAGAGGGCAGTGAGGATTTATGAGTTCAGCAGGCTATAATGCTCGTGGTTTAATAAGCAAGACTTGGAACTGCATGTAAATGTTTCGTGGGCTCTCACCAGAGTGGTAGATGGTGTCCAGGTCGACTCTTCTGGCTCGGATGAAACGTCCGATCCTCTCCAGCTCGCCGTGTCGCACATAGTCCTGGAAAACGATGTCGTTGGGGAAGTGCACACTGCGGATTGGCTTCAGAGAAGCAGAGCTCTTGCAGCTGACCGGGATGCCACAGTCCTGGGTGTAAGCCTTGATTCCCATCGTCTGGGGCACGGGGCACTGATAGTACTTCATCCTGGTCcgacttcttttttttttttctttttttttcaggaaaaaaaacccaaatccAGCAAAACCCTTGAAAAGGTAAAGTTTGCTTTTCTTCAAGTCTTGTAAATCAGAGCCGGTTTTTGCTCTCCTGCAGAAAGATCAAGCAGTGGTTCTCAGTGTGGCTCTCTTGCTGTCCAGTGTCCCCCTGTGTATCGACAGTGGATCTGTTCCTCTGCGGTCCAGGCCTCCCTGTGGTCCTCTTTATACTCTCTGTTTGGCTATTTTAGGACACAGCACCTCACAGATCAGGGGCGAGGTGTGGAAGATGAGTAGCCCTGTGGTCAGATCCCTCCCACAGGGCCTGTCATAAGCCTCTAATACAGCTCACCTCTCCAGACGTGACAGCCAGTAACCTCTGCTTCTGTTGTCACCCACACAAACCCAGATGCCCCCCACTTGAAGATAGTGACACCCCAAGAGCTGAGAGGGAGGGCGGAGGCTGGAGGCTTCTAGTAAACACCAGGCAGGATAAAAGTGGTTTACGGCTGGGGTGGGTGGGTGCCAACTGCAGGGGCATGGAGAGGTGAAGCGCCGTGTGTAGGCTGTTGACTATAAACTGCACTGACATAAACAGTGAAGGAAGGCTGCTGTCTTCACAGTCATATTCTATCTTAATCACTGATGTGAGACACAGGAGGGgtaatgatcattttcaaatgCCTGAATGGTTTGCATCGTCCTCTTTATTGCTGGTGGGAAATCGTTgatgcaacatttaaaaaaaaaaccattgaAGTACCAAATGCCAATCATCATCTAGTCAGATGTTAAGAATTGCggattttctcagttttatttcctctggggtttttttttttagatcgCAGTAATGACTACTGCGCACACACGTGTATGAGTATGAGTCacaatgtcaacatgctgacaGGTGTGATCCcatgaaaagattttttttttttattttggatgaaGATCAGACAATAAAAGATGTCACTTTGAGCAGGTTTGATGTTTATCGTGTTCAGTATCttatttagcatgttagctaatgagcactaaacacaaagtccagTTGAGGATGATGGGAAGGTGATGTCATTACTTTTCCAGGTATTTGATCACAAAGCAGAGTATGGAACAAATGAAAGACCAGCAAAGGCCTCATCCTCTGGTCaccatggcaatccatccaatatttgtTGAGAGTTTAAGTCTGGAACAAAATTGTGGACCAACATGTCCGGCCCCCACCTACACCCTCGAACCTCGCTGCTAcagatgtgaacatttgctgcttttcttcgcATTAaatgatagtaaactgaacatGTTTGTGCTCTGCAGTTTGTCCAACAAGCCCAACAATTTGGAAGGTATTTCTTTGAGCTCTGGCAACTTGTAACTTTAATTTGACAATTCCCTGCCatgttttacaataaaaatgcacacagtAGGAGTTGTAGCCCAGCAGTTTCTCTTATCAGAATTGTTTTTGTAGCCAGTTTAGATATTAAGACGTTCAGTGGTCTCCAGTTATAACTTCActgtttcagcagcacagctcaGACTCTTGGTTCCTCTT
Coding sequences within:
- the ppp1r27b gene encoding protein phosphatase 1 regulatory subunit 27b: MKYYQCPVPQTMGIKAYTQDCGIPVSCKSSASLKPIRSVHFPNDIVFQDYVRHGELERIGRFIRARRVDLDTIYHSGMAAIHEAVLSGNLECVKLLVHYGADIHQRDEEGWTPLHMACSDGFPHIASYLLSLGADPELENDCGEKPADLIDPDNKELLELFGLAVND